A section of the Bacteroidales bacterium genome encodes:
- a CDS encoding 2-oxoacid:ferredoxin oxidoreductase subunit beta, with protein MKGDIRNTIEKSPVPLTKADFLSDQMVKWCPGCGDHSILNAVSKVFPEIGYKKENYVIVSGIGCSSRFPYYVDTYGFHSIHGRAHAIASGVKIANPGLSVWIPTGDGDSLAIGGNHFIHLIRRNIDVNVMLFNNRIYGLTKGQYSPTSPLGAQTKTSPYGTIEHPFSVGELVIGAQGTFFARAVDTNPTMMTNIMFEAAKHDGTSIVEILQNCVIFNDGAHAALTSKETRDDMQLHLVHGEKMLFGKDKNKGIRLNGRSLEVVTIGENGITEDDILVHDMHASDPGIHLMLAKLSAPVALGVIRAASEPTYDDLMEDQIREVKAKSSIKCMDDLFNSGDTWEIK; from the coding sequence ATGAAGGGAGATATAAGAAATACTATAGAAAAATCACCAGTTCCTTTAACAAAAGCTGATTTTCTTAGCGATCAAATGGTGAAATGGTGTCCCGGATGTGGAGACCACAGTATATTAAATGCCGTTTCAAAAGTGTTTCCAGAAATTGGCTATAAAAAAGAAAACTATGTTATAGTATCTGGAATTGGCTGCTCTTCAAGATTTCCTTATTATGTGGATACTTATGGCTTTCACAGTATTCACGGTAGAGCTCATGCCATTGCATCAGGTGTGAAAATTGCAAATCCAGGACTAAGCGTTTGGATTCCTACTGGCGATGGCGACTCTTTGGCTATTGGCGGAAATCACTTTATACATCTTATTCGCCGTAATATTGATGTGAACGTAATGTTGTTTAACAACCGTATTTATGGTTTAACTAAAGGTCAATATTCGCCAACAAGTCCATTGGGAGCGCAAACAAAAACATCGCCTTATGGAACAATTGAACATCCTTTCTCTGTTGGAGAATTAGTGATTGGAGCTCAAGGAACATTCTTTGCTAGAGCGGTGGATACTAATCCTACAATGATGACAAATATAATGTTTGAAGCTGCAAAGCATGATGGAACATCTATTGTTGAAATATTGCAAAATTGCGTTATATTTAATGATGGTGCTCATGCAGCGCTTACATCAAAAGAAACAAGAGATGATATGCAACTTCACCTTGTGCATGGAGAAAAAATGCTGTTTGGTAAAGATAAAAACAAAGGAATCCGCTTAAATGGCAGATCTCTAGAAGTTGTAACAATAGGAGAAAATGGAATAACTGAAGATGATATTCTTGTTCATGATATGCATGCAAGCGACCCAGGAATACATTTGATGCTTGCAAAACTTTCTGCTCCTGTTGCTCTTGGAGTTATCCGTGCTGCTTCTGAACCAACTTATGACGACCTAATGGAAGATCAAATACGTGAAGTAAAAGCTAAAAGCAGTATAAA